The Entomobacter blattae nucleotide sequence TATTTTCCCCATCAGACCAGTTCACTTCTGCATCTGGCAAACCCTTCTGCAATGAATCAACAATAGATGATTTAATCCATGATGTGGGATTCCCAAAGGCCGTTGTACCAGCTGGAGGTGTTGCTAACCCCCCAGTTGGATTAACAGAGGATGAGCCATCCCCCATTAAAACACCGTTTTTAGCATTTCCACCCAGTACCATAACATTTTTTACACCCTCAAGTGGTAAAATATTACCTTCATTCTTTAAAAGGGTAATACTATTCTCTTCCAACATTTGGGCAATCTGTGCATCTTCTTCTACATTAATAGGTACTGGTGTATACACGTTGTCCATTACCCCATTAACAACCATTGAAGTTAAAATACGACGTGCCATATCATCAATTCTAGACTGTGGAATAACACCGCTTTCTACAGCTTTATGTAAATCTGATGGCTGCTTTGACAAATAGTCTAAAAGGGGATGGAACCCTTCTGTTCCAAATTTTGAACTAAAAAAGGGCTCACCATATGTGATTCCAGCATAGGCACCTGCTTCAACATCCAAACCAGCATTAGCTGCATCTAAACCATGTACTGAACCCCAATCGGAGATTACAAACCCTTTATATGCAAACTCCCCTTTTAAGATGTCTGTTAGTAAGTACTTATTATTAGCTGCATATTCACCATTATACTGGTTATAAGCACTCATAACCGCCCCTGGATTACCCGTATCAATGGCAATTTTAAAGGCTAGTAAATCGCTTTCATGTGCTGCTTTATCAGAAATTATGGCATTATTAGAAAATCTGTCAGTTTCTTGAGCATTAACAGCAAAATGTTTTATTGTTGAGATAATACCATTATCTTGTACCCCTTTAATCAGGTTTCCATCCAATATTCCTGTCAGTAAAGGGTCCTCTCCCATATATTCAAATACTCTACCCCCTCTGGGGTCTCTGACTAGGTTGGCTCCTCCGGCTAATAGCATATTAAAGCCTTCTTCCTTAGCCTCTTTGCCAATAAGGTTTCCAGCTGTATAGGCTATGTTCTTATCCCAACTAGCAGAAATACCCAATGCAGATGGAATAGGTGTGGCTTCACTACTAGAACCTCTTACATCACCAGGATTCGTTACACCCAAACCAGCATCTGTCATTTGTATCGCAGGAATGCCAAGGCGTGCAACCCCGGCAATATAACCAGCAGAACCTATAGCACCTTCAGGCATCTCCTCGATAAAGATTGGCAAGTTTATTTTTGGTGCAGCCCAGTGCGCATAAAGAAGACGCTCTTTTTCAGTTTCAGTCATCTGTGATAAAAGACTATCAACACGCTGCTGCACTGCTGTTGATATAGCATTATCACCCAATACACTTGGCTCGATCTGCTGAGCCATCAGCTTATCAACCACATTATTAACCAACAATGATTGACTGGTTCCAGACTTTAAAGTGGGGATGTTTTCAGAGTTATATAGATCTAAAGGATAAGAACCTTTAATATTATTAGCTAATAGCGGAGTATCGACTGGTGCAGATAGAGAAATATCATTACTAGTAATGCTTGAAGTCATACGGTTGTTCCTTAATTACTCATAATATTTGATAAAAACATCATAACAACACAGAACAAAACATATAGTAAATTATCTGTTATTAGAAAGATACGATTTCTTCATTTTATTAAATTTAAACAACATAAAAACAAATATTCGTGTAATTTATTTATTAAAATTCATTCATTCATTTACCAAAATTTTCCTATATTACATTGTTTTATATATAGAAAATCAATACTTAAATAACTGTAATTATTATTTATTTTTATCGGTCGTTCTTTAACAAAATTTCTTATTTTAGCTATAAAAAATAAAATAAAAGTGATAAAATTTTTAACCTGTTACCGCAAAATAGTTTTATAGAATAACAAAAACAAAAAATTAAACTATAATTTATTTTTTATTCTTCTATATGGTACTAAACTTTCATAAAATGCAGCCACTCCAGCTTATCGTCTTTCTAATTCTCTAATCCATAAAAACGGTCAACATGCTGGTTAATAAATTGAACTTTGACATCCAAACAGATATCTTATATTTTAATATAAATTTTTATACTCTTAGTATTTATGTATAAATCTATTGTATTTTGATGGAAGTTAGAAATATGTGGTATTATAATACATATATTTCTATGTAGATCTTGCTCCATAATAGTCTTTCACAACACTCTATATTAGGATGTAACCATAATAAAGACAGTAATATATTCATCATTTATTCTATATTGCTTTTACCTGGATTGGTAATGACTAAAAAAATACCTGTTTTGAACTATTATCTTTACGGTCAAACTGCTTTTAAGCTAATAAGTCTATAAAAGATTTCCAAACTCTTGAGCTGTGCTCATCATTCCTGATCATTTTAGTTTTTTAGAAACGTTGATTTTCAATCCCCAAATTCCTCAGGGGAGTTTGCAAACATAATACACAACACACATATCTCATACTGGTAAGGTCTATGGTAGTTAAAAATCAAGAATGCTAAAGCTGAATTGCCTACTTATATAAAATATTTTACGATGAGAAATAAAAATAAAAAAACCTCATTCTGATAACAAAAACGGCTAATTTCTGTTATCTGCAGATTGAAATAAGGGGATTTTTTAGGGAGTGACGAGCCGGATGAGAATACTATAATTTATATATTGAAAGTATTCATACATAAATTAATTAAATATGTTTTAGATAATTATACTTCATTATAATGTAAAATTATACGCATTGTCTTATGTTTTTTATATAAGACAATGCGTTTTTATTATCTTCAATGTAAATATTTAACTATACTTAATACTTAATATTCTCCTTTCTCCAACATATTAATAATGGCCTGTTTCTCAGCTGGTTGCACGGTGGTAGACTTGGCCATGGCGGCATCTGTTTTGACTGCTTTGGTTGCATCTTGTGTTTGCATGGCTGCTTACCTGATGAACGCCTAAAGAAACATGCTGCCTGTGTCAGCGCTATAGTTACAAAAATCTTGATCAGTCTTGGTAAAAGCGGGAGAATAAAACTCATGATTTTCTCTCAAAACAAGCATGACTGAAGAAAGAGCTGTATTGATATTGAACACATACTGAGCGCAACGAAACGCAGGTTTTGATGAAAGAGATTCACAATGAGCACCACCGCAGAAAATATTGATCTAGATTAGGCCAAGAAAATCCTGAAAATCGTTAACTTGAGGGTTAATAGTCAGTTCAAACAATTCCAAAAAACTCTTTTTCCTTGGGAGTTTCTGGTTTCTGCACTAACAATGGCTTTTACAGCTGGTACAGGCCTTATTACAGTGGAGGAATTTTGCTCTTGTAAATGGATTATCGGCTCATGACGCCAGAAACCTTTAGACAGTATCTGGAAGCCCTCCACTGGACACAGCGGGGACTTGCCACCATCCTAAACATCCACCCAACAATAGTCAGACGATGGGCTAGCAGTCAACAGCGCATCCCTCACAATGTTGAAAAGTGGCTTACCTGGTGGTATCACCACACAGTTGAAAAGCCCCTCCCTGAAGGATGGGATGCCAAATGAATAGCTAAGCCGCTATAGTTGCTGCAAAGTGGGGCACATTTTCCTCTGGATGAGCCTTGTACCCAATGGAATGTTGTAAAAACCTATATGGTACAACAAACTTAACCCCATGCCCTCCCTGCCATCAGAAAGCGTGTCTTAGCTCGTAAATAGAGGGTACGACACAATACCGCCCCATAGGCCAAGATTATGCCTAAGTTACCCTTCCCTATCCCCTGTTTTCATGATGAAGGTAAGTTTAGCCGCCAGATCAGACTTATTGTGTAGATAATCTTATCGTGCAAATAATTCTGCCAGATACCACTATCTGCTGACTATCATTATGTGTAGCGGCTCCATTGGCCACAAGCCCAGGGCTGGGCCATTAATCTGTTTCATGTACAGGCGTGGCTTGCGGCCAGATCATGCCTGGTCACCAGGGTAAATGATGGCATGTTTAAGCTAGCCCACATCAAAACCATAGTCGTTTATATAAATATAGGAAGTTCCAATAAAAAAGCCTCTTAACAGGTGATATGTGCTACGTAATTTTTCCCTATAAAAGGTCAAATTCTGCATTTTAGGTGACCAAAGAAAATATTTTTGATAAACTCTTAAAGAGAAAATTTATATTTTTATAAAATGACAATAAATTATGAAACCATGGATACTTCTACTAATGTCGGTGTTCCTAATATCTAGTGCTCCACTAGACGTACAAAATTACCGCACTGTAATAGACGAAACCTCAAAGGAAAAAATAAATAAAATTATCCTATCAGAGGTTATCCCACTAGCAGGTAAAAGTCATGGGAGCATTGTCAGTAGTGTATCTTCATCTTTTCTTGGAACCCCCTATCAGGCAGGAACACTAACTGGCAACCTTAACACACCTGAAGCTCTTGTCGTCAACTTTAATGGGGTTGATTGCTTTGTTTTAGCTGATTATGTTGAAGCATTGTCCAGAAGTCATGATCAGAAAACATTTCTGTATAATCTTGTTAAAATCCGATATGTTAACAACAAGGTTGACTATCTCAGTCGCAGGCATTTTTTCTCTGACTGGTTTGCCTCTACTCCACGGATTGCCCGTGATGTTACGCCAGAAATTAGTCCCAACTATATCGTTACAGAAAAACACCTGAATCGTACCTCAAAAGGTGGTGAATATATTCCTGGCCTAGGCGTTATTCCGCGTAAAATAAACTATATTCCTCAACAGTTCATTAACGAACAGGTCGTGAATAACTTAAAGATAGGGGATTATGTCGGCATCTATTCCCCACTTGAAGGGCTGGATGTTTCTCATGTGGGAATTATTGTTCGACATGATAACAAAACCTGGTTTAGGAATGCTTCCTCTTTAGCTATAAACAAAAAGGTCGTTGATTCACCATTTATGAGTTATGTACATTCAAAGCCAGGAATCATTGTTCTTCGCGCTGATTAAGTGACAAAATTTTACAATTTTGGTAAATATTTCTCTTTCCTCTCTCCCTCTCAAACTCTCACTTGCTGCGTTTAAAATCTTCATCGAGGTAAATGGTGCTGTGAAGGGTCGCCATAACAACAGTGCCGAGGGCAAGAAGCAGTATGTCACAGGGATAGCAGCGCCTACCTAACCAACTGGGGGTTCCATTCCATTCATTTTAACCCTGCTACACAACACGAAACTACAAACGCATTCACCCTATTATCCACGCCATACCGAGGGAAAGACCAGGATGCAGTCTGTTAGATATTCAGCGTAATGCAAGCCCATACAACCAGCCCGCCGCAAACGCGCATACTCCACGTAATACTCGGCTGTTGATGCCCAGTGAGGCCAGCTGTAAAACATCGTGCCCGTATTTTGCCCATGATCAGAATTTGCCACACCACAGATCAGGCAGAATAGGGGTAAAATCTAAATCCGGTGGCCATTCAAAGGCTGAGTTTGGCACATCAAACAACGCGCAAACAACATAACCCCACCAGAATCATGCCCCCCTTCAGAACTCCCCATACCAGCCTTCCTTGCGAAACAGGTTTGGCTGATAGGCTTTCAGGTAACATCACGATTCCCCCAATAAAAAGCCCTCCGAAGAGGGAGGTATATCATGATTGTGTAGCGCCAATATAGGAATATCACCTTAACAAGGATTTATTGGTTGCAGAATTGTAAAACACCATGATTATTAGGACTGTTCTAAACAGAGAAAACTCCCTTATCATTAGAGGTAATATATTGATATCACATAAGAAATTAATTCCTGTACTAATGGCCTGTTCTATGGCTTCGCTCCCCATCGGGTATACCAACGCGGCTGCAGAACAAACGAGCCATGAATTCAGAAAAAATTATCCACTCCAGATTGCTTTAGACGCAATGGGAAAGTCTTTCCAAGACAGTGTAACGCACTTAAACGTAACCCAGCATGTCAATAAGGGAGAGTCGCCCGATAAAGCAGTGGTTACAATTGAAGAATCAGAATTACTAGATGATTCTGTTGCTGCAGAAAAAACCGTTTTTACAATGAATTACCGGGACGGTAAATGGCAAATAATGAATAGGATACAAACGCAACAATGCAGGCCTAATCGAGGTCATCAGAACTTCTCTAACCAGCCATGTCATTAGAAAACAACGAGCGTAGCTATGACACCGCTCCTTCAAGATTGGTGTTAAGGCTCTGGTGCCGAATTCCTCAAGATACATCAGATCAGATGCGCCAGAACCGGGTTTACGGCCTTCATTACTCCTGATTTCTCCAATAACCGCAAACCATCCCCCAAGCCCCTCTCTTCTCCAGCAGGGGTAATGAGGGCGAACAAGGATAGTAGCCCATAGCAGGATTGGCCCAGCACCTCAAATAGTCAATAAGTGGTCGATCCTTTTTACAAAAGCAAACAATTTTACAGAAGCAAACAAAAAGAGCCCAACCCTTATTCAATGCGCGCTCGATAGCAAGAATTGTGCAGGCTACCCTTGTTAAATGGGTTAAGTTGGTTACTAAGGCTAATTCATGACCAAGAAAAGCAGACTAAGTTCTCTTTCTCTTTTTACTTAAAAAGCCTCCAGGTGCTTTTTAAGGAGAGGAACTTATTTTTTTGCTGCTACTAATTGGTAAGCTTGCATCCTTAGCTGACCACATCCCCCAATAAAAAACTCTTCAAAGAAGGCTAAAGATAAGGTTAGGAGGGGCTCTATAAACGTCTTTAACAATGCGGCGAGAGGGAGCGTGCTCTATTTCGTCAATAACCATCCTGACATCAACGTGGATACTCGTGTTTTTGGACCTCATTGATTACAGTAATGGCCTTATCAGATTGATCCTGAACCTGGAAATTCACTAAGAGAAGACTGACTTACCAGCCAATCTATCGCCTCACGAGTTTGGGAAGCAGCAGCAAGAAGGCTTGCTGAAGCGGGTGCTCTGCTCATGAGATAGCAGCTATCACAGGGCACAAAACACTAGCAGAAGTAGAGAGATATACGCGGGCAGTAAACCAGAGCATTTTGGCAAAAAAAGCGATAATTAAAATGGACTAAAAAATAAAAAGTGGCTAACCTACGACACCGAAAACTGGCTAACCTTTTATAACCTATTGGAATATAAGGGGTATTTTTTAGGGATGGTGAGCCGGGTGGGAATCGAACCCACGACCATTCGATTAAAAGTCGAATGCTCTACCGACTGAGCTACCGGCTCACATTTCAGCTTAGTGCTGAGGGAGGAAATAACTTGTATAAGCTTTCAAGTCAACCTCACCACAGCACTTTTCTGCTTATTTTTCAAAAATATTCTTGTAGGCTTAATTTTCTTTAACAACAGACAGTTTTATAATCCGGTCTGGATTATCGACAACCCCACTACTGCCTTTTCCTCTCTTGATCGTATCAATATGCTCCATGCCCTTTATAACCTGCCCAACAATTGTATATTCCCCATTCAGATGAGGAGCAGGCTCAAACATAATAAAAAACTGGCTATTGGCACTATCAGGGTTCATGCTGCGGGCCATACCCACTGTCCCTCTTTCAAACTTGGCTGTTTTACTAAATTCAGCCTTCAAGTCTGCTAGCTCACTCCCCCCTGTACCAGTACCTGTTGGGTCTCCCCCTTGGGCCATAAACCCTTCAATAACTCTATGAAAGGGTGTATTGTCATAAAACCCTTGCTCGGAAAGAACCTGAAGCCTTTCAGCTGCTAAAGGAGCCAGATCTGGGCGCAGCTGAATAACAACCTTTCCTGTAGAAAGGGTCATTTCCAACAAGGGAAATTCGTGTATCTCATTCATAAAAAAACCTTTTGTTAAACATTCACCTCTTTTTATTAAGAGGATATTATTGAAAAATCAAAACCAATAGCATTTTTTGTTCTTTTGGCTCTCTTAAGGGGGCCTCTTAGGGTTCTGAACCTTTATCTAAGGCCTCATATATTCGTTTATAGGTAAACTCAGGAACCATTCCCGCAATATCTCCTTTCAACGCCGCAACCTCTTTGACCAGGCGCGACGAAATATGACGATGCTCCTGCGCAGCAAATAAATAGACTGTTTCAATATCGGGCGCCATCCACTGATTCATGCCAAACATCTGATCTTCATAATCGAAATCACTATGCCCTCTTAAGCCACGAAAAATAATATGAGCATCATGTTCACGGGCACAATCCACCAAAAGGTTCCCAAATCCTATCACTTCAACGGGTGTTTTGGTAATGGCCATAACATCTGCAAGCTCATGGCGAATACATTCCATTCGAGTATGAAGAGAAAGAAGGGGGCGTTTTTGGGTATTGCTGGCTACCCCAACATAAAGGTGATCAACCAAACGTGCTGCCCTAACAATAATATTGATATGCCCATTGGTTACTGGGTCGAAAGTTCCTGGATAAAACCCACGGATAAACCGCCTTGTTGACGGGGCTGGCTGGTCTGCATCTTTATTCATCATATTTTATTCTTCCGAACCATCGTCTGAAACATCGTCTGAAACATCGTTTGAGAGGGGATCACTATCGTCATCTGTAATAGGGTCTTCATCATCTCCCCCATCGTCCATTACAGAGAAAACACTTGTAACATGTTCTTCTTCATCTAACCGAAACAAGGTTACCCCCATCCCTTGCCGAGCGGTGACCCTGATCTGATCGACTGGAACACGAATTAAGCGCCCAGCATCTGTCACCAGCATAATATCGGTTCCAGCCAGAACGGGGAAAGTCGCTACAACGGTTTTTCCAGTCCGGGGGCTTAGCGTCATATTGGCAATGCCAATTCCGCCGCGCCCACTGACCCGATATTCGTAAGCGGAAGACCGCCTACCAAACCCACCATCAGTGACTGTCAGAAGAATTTCCTCATTGTCTCGCATTTCAGCAAAACGCTCAGGCGAGAGCTCATTCTCTTTGAACGCCTCATTGTCTTCATCTGACATATCTGAATCCTCTGGGGCATCATTCTCTGGCTCATCACCCGTATCCTGCCGCAAAAGGGCTCTTGCCATTTTAAGGTAGACAGCACGTTCAGAAACATCAGCATCCACGTGATTAAGGATACATAAGCTTATCACCTCGTCATCTGGAGCCAGGCGTATTCCCCGAACCCCTGTACTACCGCGGCCAGAGAAAACGCGCAAAGTCTCATCAGTAATCTGGAAACGAATACTCCGGGCCTTACGCGTTGCCAAAAATACATCCTGTCCTTCACGACAAGTGGCAACACCGATAAGGCGATCCTGCTCATCCAGTTTCATGGCGATAAGGCCTGAAGAACGAACATTCCTAAAATCACTCAAGCGGTTACGCCTTACATTTCCACTGGCCGTAGCAAACACCAAATGCAGATTTTCCCATAATGCCTCATCCTGGGGCAAGGGCAGTACTGTGGTAATCCCATCCTCGCCCAAGTCGGGTAAAAGGTTTATTAACGCGCGTCCACGTGAGGTTGGGCTGGCTTCTGGAAGCCTCCATACCTTCTCTCGATAAGCCTTCCCCCCAGAGGAGAAAAACAGAACCCACTGATGGGTATGGGCATTAAAGGAGCGCGTAACGATATCGTCCCCCCTTCTTCCTGCAGCTTTCCTTCCTCTCCCGCCTCGATTCTGAGAACGGAAAACATCTAACGGGGTGCGTTTAATAAAGCCATCACGCGTGATGGTCACCACCATCTGCCCTGGCTCTATTAAACTTTCATCAGTCTGATCTCCCTCATAATCCACAATTTCGGTTGCACGAGGGGTGGCAATCTCAGCCCGTACGGCCAAAAGTTCTTCCTGCATCACCTCTATACGACGGATCCGACTGGAAATAATCAACAACAGGGCATCAATCTTTTCAGCCACTTCCTGAAGTTCCTGCTGGATCTTGCTGCGTTCCAGGCCCGTAATACGCTGAAGGCGTAACTCCAATATACCCCGGGCCTGGGCCTCTGTAAGATGTACTTGACCATCTTGAACAATATTTCCCTCATCATCAATAAGAGAAAGTAATGGTTCTATATCCTTTGCAGGCCATGCCCGCTCCATTAAGGCATTACGAGCCTGAACCGTATCAGAAGAGGAGCGGATGAGAGCGATCACGTCATCAATATTGGATACGGCAATAACCAGCCCCACCAGCAAATGCCCCCTTACTCGAGCCTTGCCCAGGTCAAACCTTGCCCTACGCAAGATAACCTCTTCGCGAAAGGTAATAAATGCCTGAAGTGCATCTTTCAGCCCCATCAGGCGAGGTCGTCCATTATCCAGTGCCAGCATATTAACCCCAAAGGAGGTTTGCAGCTGGGTGTAACGATATAGATGGTTTAAGACAACATCGGGTGTGGCATCGCGTTTAACCTCTATCACCACCCGCATTCCTGAACGATCACTTTCATCGCGGATATCTGAAATGCCTTCCAGCTGCTTACTACGCACCAGATCTGCAATACGTTCAAGCATGGTAGCCTTGTTAACCTGATAGGGGATTTCCGTAATCACAATGGCGTTTCTATCCTTGCGGATTTCTTCAACTGAGGCTTTCCCGCGCACCAGAACAGAGCCACGGCCCGTCTCAAAACCGCTTCTAATCCCTGAGCGTCCCAGAATGATCCCACCTGTTGGAAAATCAGGGCCTGGTACAATCTTCATGAGCTCTGCCAAATCCAAGTCCGGGTTTGTAAGCAATGCCAGAGCCGCGTCAATAATTTCACCAGGGTTATGAGGGGGGATATTTGTCGCCATCCCCACGGCTATTCCTGAAGTACCGTTAACCAGTAAGTTCGGGTAAGCGGCCGGCAGAACAACCGGCTCTTCCTCACTTTCATCATAGTTGGGCTGGAAGTCCACCGTATCACGGTCAATATCATTCAGCAGAAAAGTCGCAGCCTTGGCCAAGCGGGCTTCTGTATAACGCATGGCCGCCGGAGAATCCCCATCAACCGAGCCAAAGTTGCCTTGCCCATCAATAAGCTTTACCCGCATTGACCAAGGCTGTGCCATCCGCACCATCGCCTCGTAAATGGAAGAATCACCATGCGGGTGGTATTTACCCATAACATCCCCCACCGCACGAGCTGATTTACGATAGGGTTTATCGGGCGTAAAGCCGCTTTCCTGCATGGAATACAAAATACGCCTATGAACAGGCTTAAGACCATCGCGCACGTCAGGCAGAGCCCTGCTGACAATAACCGACATGGCATAAGCCAAATAAGAAGACTGCATCTCCTGTACAATATTAACAGGCTGTATGTTTTGAGAAGGCTCTTCGGGAGGTGGGTTTTGGGTGTTAACTGTATCGTTCAAGATTTTTCCAACACGTTGTGAATAAAACTGAGCAGAAAGAATAATTTCTGGGCATGTTCAAAGAGTGAGCATATTCAAGGAGTAAGCCTTAGCCAGATCTGCAGGAGGAGAGGACTATTTATTCCCTATCACAGTCAGCCACTTTACAACAGGTGCGCTGGCTATTCTAGCCCGTTTACCAGAAGAACTCACCATAAAGGCCCAAACAAAATAGAGACCAGCATTCCCTGTTAAACTCTCTGGGATTAAAAGGGGATCTCATCGTCAAGATCCTGTCCCCCCATGGGAGCTGGCTCCCAGCCAGAACCACCCTGGTTCCGCGTTGATGAAGAACTTTCAATCTGGCGGGGAGGATTATAACCCTCCTCCATATCGGCCTCCCCTCCTCGTTGGCTATCAATAAGAACCAGCTCGCCACGGAAACGATCGATAATGATCTCAGTAGTATAACGCTCTACCCCGCTTTGGTCTGCCCATTTCCTGGTCTGTAAGCTACCTTCTATATAAACCTTGCGCCCTTTTTTAAGATATTTCTCAGCGACATCGCCTAGACGTTCATTAAAAATAACAACCTTGTGCCACTCTGTGCGCTCCCTGCGCTCGCCCGATGAACGATCATTCCAAGTATCGCTGGTGGCCACAGAAAAGGTCACAATCCTTGCGCCACTCTGACCTGTTCTTACCTCTGGGTCTCGCCCCAGGTTCCCTACCAGAATTACCTTGTTCACACTACCGGCCATTGTGCTTCCTATCTTAATTTTAATCTTACCATCATAACTTCAATAAGGCAGTTATTCTGCCAGAAATATCCCCTCCTGAACAGACCTTCAAGGAGAGTTAATAACCTTTACCTACTCTAGCCCCCTAAAAAGGGCCCGTTCAAAACAGGGGCTTAGAAAATGATCTTTCACAATCACATATTAATCGTTGATTCTTGTAGGATTTACCACCATATTCAACGGCCATGGGACAAGAATCTTCTTACAGCAAAACGCTACGTATTCGTGGGGCCAGAACCCATAACCTCAAGAACATCAATGTTGATATTCCCCGCAATGCCCTAACCGTTATTACTGGGCTTTCAGGCTCTGGGAAATCTTCCTTGGCGTTTGATACCATTTATGCTGAAGGCCAACGGCGCTATGTGGAAAGTCTCTCCGCTTATGCTCGCCAGTTTCTGGAGCTGATGGGCAAGCCAGATGTGGACTTAATTGAGGGGCTTTCCCCCGCTATCTCCATTGAGCAGAAGACCACGTCACGCAATCCACGCTCTACGGTTGGCACCATTACCGAGATTTACGATTATATGCGCCTGTTATGGGCGCGGGTAGGTACCCCCTATTCCCCTGCGACAGGCCTGCCCATTGAGGCCCAAACCGTTAGCCAAATGGTTGACAGGATTATGGCCCTTCCCGACAATAGCCGGGTGATGATCCTAGCCCCCATCATCCGCGATCGAAAAGGAGAATATCGTAAGGAGCTGGCAGAACTCCAACGCAAGGGTTTTACCCGGGTTAAAATTGATAATACCCTTTACGCTATAGAAGAGGCCCCAAACCTTAACCGCAAGCTGCGCCATACTGTTGAAGCTGTTATTGATAGGCTTGTTATTAAACCTGGCATCGAAACACGCGTAGCTGATAGTATAGAAACCGCTCTTTCTCTTACCAATGGCATTGTCTATGTTGAAGAAGTTCCCCGTGAGGGAGAAGAGGCCGTTTTTGAGCGTATTGTTTTCTCAGCCCATTTTTCCTGTCCTGTCAGTGGCTTTACGTTAGAAGAAATAGAACCCCGGCTTTTCTCTTTCAATGCCCCACAAGGGGCATGTCCTGAATGTGATGGGTTGGGGGTAGAGTATTTTTTTGACCCCACCCTAATTGTGCCTGATATAACACGCACCCTTGCCCAAGGCGCTATTGCTCCTTGGAAAGACCAAAACCCCCTTTACCTACAAACCCTATCCAGTATCGTCCGCCATTATGGCACAGACATGCAGACCCCTTGGGAGAAACTGCCTGAGGAGGCACGTAAGACCATTCTTTTCGGCAATAATGAGGAGATTGATTTTACCTATAATGATGACGGGAAAAATTATACCGTTCGAAAGAAATTCGATGGCGTGGTGACTACTCTCAGCAAACGGCTTAAGCAGACAGAGAGCGCATGGGTGAAAGATGAGCTTTCCCACTATCAGGCAGAAAAGCCCTG carries:
- the gyrA gene encoding DNA gyrase subunit A, producing the protein MQSSYLAYAMSVIVSRALPDVRDGLKPVHRRILYSMQESGFTPDKPYRKSARAVGDVMGKYHPHGDSSIYEAMVRMAQPWSMRVKLIDGQGNFGSVDGDSPAAMRYTEARLAKAATFLLNDIDRDTVDFQPNYDESEEEPVVLPAAYPNLLVNGTSGIAVGMATNIPPHNPGEIIDAALALLTNPDLDLAELMKIVPGPDFPTGGIILGRSGIRSGFETGRGSVLVRGKASVEEIRKDRNAIVITEIPYQVNKATMLERIADLVRSKQLEGISDIRDESDRSGMRVVIEVKRDATPDVVLNHLYRYTQLQTSFGVNMLALDNGRPRLMGLKDALQAFITFREEVILRRARFDLGKARVRGHLLVGLVIAVSNIDDVIALIRSSSDTVQARNALMERAWPAKDIEPLLSLIDDEGNIVQDGQVHLTEAQARGILELRLQRITGLERSKIQQELQEVAEKIDALLLIISSRIRRIEVMQEELLAVRAEIATPRATEIVDYEGDQTDESLIEPGQMVVTITRDGFIKRTPLDVFRSQNRGGRGRKAAGRRGDDIVTRSFNAHTHQWVLFFSSGGKAYREKVWRLPEASPTSRGRALINLLPDLGEDGITTVLPLPQDEALWENLHLVFATASGNVRRNRLSDFRNVRSSGLIAMKLDEQDRLIGVATCREGQDVFLATRKARSIRFQITDETLRVFSGRGSTGVRGIRLAPDDEVISLCILNHVDADVSERAVYLKMARALLRQDTGDEPENDAPEDSDMSDEDNEAFKENELSPERFAEMRDNEEILLTVTDGGFGRRSSAYEYRVSGRGGIGIANMTLSPRTGKTVVATFPVLAGTDIMLVTDAGRLIRVPVDQIRVTARQGMGVTLFRLDEEEHVTSVFSVMDDGGDDEDPITDDDSDPLSNDVSDDVSDDGSEE
- the ssb gene encoding single-stranded DNA-binding protein, which codes for MAGSVNKVILVGNLGRDPEVRTGQSGARIVTFSVATSDTWNDRSSGERRERTEWHKVVIFNERLGDVAEKYLKKGRKVYIEGSLQTRKWADQSGVERYTTEIIIDRFRGELVLIDSQRGGEADMEEGYNPPRQIESSSSTRNQGGSGWEPAPMGGQDLDDEIPF